In Dyadobacter sp. CECT 9275, the following proteins share a genomic window:
- a CDS encoding MFS transporter — protein MSLSNESRPSLLSQLMQVPVIVAALGYLVDMYDLFLFSVVRVPSLKALGVTQDQLLTEGITLLNSQMAGMLIGGVLWGIIADKKGRLSVLFGSIIMYSLANIGNGFVTTLDQYAILRFVAGVGLAGELGAGITLVTEVLPKEIRGYGTTLVATLGVLGAILAYFVADLFAWRVSYFVGGGMGLLLLILRFNVFESGMFQKVKEHTVDRGNILMILTNGKRFTKYLLAILVGLPIWFVVGILITFSPEFGAAKGLEGINAGKAVMLAFSGQVFGDIGSGLLSQYLKSRKKVIGIFISLSLLMMIAYLMFPMEDLFSFYLICALLGFCNGYWTLFITIAAELFGTNLRATVATTVPNFVRGATIPLAALFVQFKPDLGVIQSGLLIGLATSAVALFSLYFLEETFTKDMNFVEKR, from the coding sequence ATGTCTTTATCCAACGAATCGCGTCCATCTTTGCTTTCACAGCTCATGCAGGTTCCGGTAATTGTTGCCGCACTGGGATATCTGGTTGATATGTATGATCTTTTTCTTTTCAGCGTTGTACGTGTCCCCAGCCTCAAAGCCCTCGGTGTTACTCAGGATCAGCTCCTTACCGAAGGTATTACTTTACTGAACAGCCAAATGGCCGGTATGCTGATCGGCGGAGTGTTATGGGGTATCATTGCAGATAAAAAAGGGCGGCTTTCTGTGCTTTTTGGATCCATCATCATGTATTCCCTGGCTAATATCGGAAACGGTTTCGTCACCACGCTGGATCAATACGCCATCCTCCGGTTTGTTGCCGGTGTTGGCTTGGCCGGAGAACTGGGAGCTGGTATCACTTTGGTAACCGAGGTACTCCCGAAAGAAATAAGGGGTTATGGTACTACACTGGTGGCTACGCTCGGTGTACTCGGTGCTATACTGGCTTACTTCGTCGCTGATCTTTTTGCCTGGAGAGTATCTTATTTTGTGGGCGGCGGCATGGGCCTTCTTTTGCTCATTCTTCGCTTCAACGTATTTGAATCAGGTATGTTCCAGAAAGTGAAGGAACATACGGTTGACCGGGGGAATATTCTGATGATCCTTACCAACGGCAAACGTTTCACCAAGTACCTCCTGGCCATTCTGGTTGGGTTACCGATCTGGTTTGTGGTGGGTATCCTCATTACATTTTCTCCTGAATTCGGTGCAGCTAAGGGTTTGGAAGGAATCAATGCTGGGAAAGCCGTCATGCTGGCTTTTTCGGGCCAGGTTTTCGGAGACATCGGGAGCGGTCTGCTCAGCCAGTATTTGAAAAGCAGAAAAAAGGTAATCGGAATATTCATTTCCCTTTCGCTGCTGATGATGATCGCCTACCTGATGTTCCCTATGGAGGATCTGTTCTCTTTCTACCTGATATGTGCCCTGCTCGGTTTTTGTAATGGTTACTGGACCTTGTTTATCACCATTGCCGCCGAACTTTTTGGTACCAATCTGAGAGCCACTGTAGCCACCACCGTTCCCAATTTTGTTCGTGGCGCCACCATTCCGCTTGCGGCGCTGTTTGTGCAGTTCAAGCCAGACCTTGGTGTGATTCAGAGCGGGCTGCTAATCGGATTAGCTACCAGTGCGGTAGCATTATTCTCACTGTACTTCCTCGAAGAAACCTTTACAAAAGATATGAATTTTGTAGAAAAAAGGTAA